One genomic segment of Protaetiibacter intestinalis includes these proteins:
- a CDS encoding ATP-dependent helicase, producing the protein MTFLLDGFDSDPGDPAASAPAVDEALLAGLNPQQREAVQYRGPALLIVAGAGSGKTSVLTRRIASLIAGREAWPSQILAITFTNKAAAEMRERVQQLVGGAADGMWISTFHSACVRILRRQAEVMGLKSAFTIYDSADSRALLKRIIKELEVDTLGLTVPSVAGRISKLKNELTDVDTFARQANADDPAEVAFLEVFRRYTEGLRRANALDFDDLIAETVHLFRAFPEVAALYQRRFRHVLVDEYQDTNHAQYALVRELTRPIKPEHVPDDTRMRVDATGGIPGASLTVVGDSDQSIYAFRGADIRNIVEFERDFPEAKVILLEQNYRSTQNILDAANAVIAQNFDRQSKNLFTTVGSGERITGFTGYSAYDEAQFVADEIQKLHEAGAAYKDMAVFFRVNSQTRALEDILIRAAIPYRIAGGTKFYERAEIKDAMAYLIQVANPADDLALRRIMNTPKRGIGPATEAALQAHADRLGMPLRESLREADQLGLGPKVTKAILDLGQVLDEVEAMVPTSPPADVLTELLVRTGYVDALRATRDPQDEVRAENVEELLSFTKEFAKRNPEGRLVDFLTEVALVAAADEIDDASGTVTLMTLHTAKGLEYDTVFLTGIEEDLLPHRISAGEPGGVAEERRLFYVGITRAKKRLYLSLAMTRSQFGDTSVAMPSRFLQDVPAHLIDWRQSPGMANSYGGSRSRALNAGRPRQSFSYSTSLPPAPAREKREWTSAVTGAVRDNGDLTLAPGDRIRHTDFGEGRVVDVTGQAPKAVAEVQFDTAGRKRLLVKIAPIEKL; encoded by the coding sequence ATGACCTTCCTCCTCGACGGATTCGACAGCGATCCGGGTGACCCCGCCGCGTCCGCGCCCGCCGTCGACGAAGCGCTGCTGGCCGGCCTCAACCCGCAGCAGCGCGAGGCGGTGCAGTACCGGGGCCCCGCCCTGCTGATCGTCGCGGGCGCCGGCTCGGGCAAGACGAGCGTGCTCACCCGCCGGATCGCGAGTCTCATCGCGGGCCGCGAGGCGTGGCCGAGTCAGATCCTCGCCATCACCTTCACCAACAAGGCGGCCGCCGAGATGCGCGAGCGCGTGCAGCAGCTCGTGGGCGGCGCCGCCGACGGCATGTGGATCTCGACCTTCCACTCGGCGTGCGTGCGCATCCTGCGTCGGCAGGCGGAGGTCATGGGGCTGAAGTCGGCGTTCACGATCTACGACTCCGCCGACTCGCGCGCCCTGCTCAAGCGCATCATCAAGGAGCTCGAGGTCGACACCCTCGGGCTCACGGTGCCGAGCGTGGCGGGCCGCATCTCGAAGCTCAAGAACGAGCTCACCGACGTCGACACCTTCGCGCGGCAGGCGAACGCCGACGACCCGGCCGAGGTCGCCTTCCTCGAGGTGTTCCGCCGCTACACCGAGGGACTGCGCCGCGCCAACGCCCTCGACTTCGACGACCTCATCGCCGAGACGGTGCACCTGTTCCGGGCCTTCCCCGAGGTGGCCGCGCTTTACCAGCGCCGCTTCCGGCATGTGCTCGTCGACGAGTACCAGGACACCAACCACGCCCAGTACGCGCTCGTGCGCGAGCTCACCCGGCCCATCAAGCCCGAGCACGTCCCCGACGACACGCGGATGCGCGTGGACGCCACGGGCGGCATCCCGGGCGCCTCGCTCACCGTCGTGGGCGACTCCGACCAGTCGATCTACGCCTTCCGCGGCGCCGACATCCGCAACATCGTCGAGTTCGAGCGCGACTTCCCCGAGGCGAAGGTGATCCTGCTCGAGCAGAACTACCGCTCGACGCAGAACATCCTCGACGCGGCGAACGCCGTCATCGCGCAGAACTTCGACCGGCAGTCGAAGAACCTGTTCACGACGGTCGGCTCGGGCGAGCGCATCACGGGCTTCACGGGCTACTCGGCCTACGACGAGGCGCAGTTCGTGGCCGACGAGATCCAGAAGCTGCACGAGGCGGGGGCCGCCTACAAGGACATGGCCGTGTTCTTCCGCGTCAACTCGCAGACGAGGGCGCTGGAGGACATCCTCATCCGCGCGGCCATCCCGTATCGCATCGCGGGCGGCACCAAGTTCTACGAGCGCGCCGAGATCAAGGACGCGATGGCGTACCTGATCCAGGTGGCGAACCCGGCCGACGACCTGGCCCTGCGGCGCATCATGAACACCCCCAAGCGCGGCATAGGCCCCGCGACCGAGGCGGCGCTGCAGGCGCACGCCGACCGGCTCGGGATGCCGTTGCGCGAGTCGCTGCGGGAGGCCGATCAGCTCGGGCTCGGCCCGAAGGTGACGAAGGCGATCCTCGACCTCGGCCAGGTGCTCGACGAGGTGGAGGCGATGGTGCCCACCTCGCCGCCCGCCGACGTGCTCACCGAGCTGCTCGTGCGCACGGGGTACGTGGACGCGTTGCGCGCGACGCGCGACCCGCAGGACGAGGTGCGCGCGGAGAACGTCGAGGAGCTCCTGTCGTTCACGAAGGAGTTCGCGAAGCGCAACCCCGAGGGGCGGCTCGTCGACTTCCTCACCGAAGTGGCGCTCGTCGCGGCCGCCGACGAGATCGACGACGCCTCGGGCACCGTGACCCTCATGACGCTGCACACCGCGAAGGGCCTCGAGTACGACACGGTGTTCCTCACGGGCATCGAGGAGGACCTGCTGCCGCACCGCATCTCGGCGGGCGAGCCGGGCGGCGTCGCGGAGGAGCGGCGGCTGTTCTACGTCGGCATCACGCGCGCGAAGAAGCGCCTCTACCTCTCGCTCGCGATGACGCGCTCGCAGTTCGGCGACACCTCCGTCGCGATGCCGAGCCGCTTCCTGCAGGACGTTCCCGCGCACCTCATCGACTGGCGGCAGTCGCCCGGCATGGCGAACTCGTACGGCGGCAGCCGCTCGCGCGCGCTCAACGCGGGGCGGCCCCGGCAGAGCTTCAGCTACTCCACCTCCCTGCCGCCCGCGCCCGCGCGCGAGAAGCGCGAGTGGACGAGCGCCGTCACGGGGGCGGTGCGCGACAACGGCGACCTGACCCTGGCCCCCGGCGACCGCATCCGGCACACCGACTTCGGCGAGGGGCGCGTCGTGGATGTCACGGGCCAGGCCCCGAAGGCGGTCGCCGAGGTGCAGTTCGACACCGCGGGCCGCAAACGCCTGCTCGTCAAGATCGCGCCGATCGAGAAGCTGTAG